A region of Salvelinus alpinus chromosome 6, SLU_Salpinus.1, whole genome shotgun sequence DNA encodes the following proteins:
- the LOC139579485 gene encoding CHRNA7-FAM7A fusion protein-like isoform X2, whose protein sequence is MTNAWLQLHWTDTYLSWNPENYPGVQNLRFPSNQIWVPDILLYNSADERFDATFHTNVLVNSSGSCQYIPPGILKSTCYIDVRWFPFDVQKCDLKFGSWTYNGWLLDLQILDVDISSYIPNGEWDLVGVPVKRNELYYDCCKEPYPDVTFTVTMRRRTLYYGLNLLIPCVLISGLALLVFLLPADSGEKISLGITVLLSLTVFMLLVAEIMPATSDSVPLIGQYFSFAMMIVGLSLVVTVLVLQFHHHDPHGVKMPKWMRVILLNWCAWFLRMKKPGEERKTTTPPTVTPNTTTTPSSATGGYKYSHPPPHHASTSSIQMGSIPGGQPSNTSTTNGNMNLYFGYHSVGMGGMGSLGGSHDNPCCPPSSDSSGVGVCGGGAGGGSQTTGTGGTCSPNEALLSDRDVGILRRLTVDQIPEIGRILEEVHFIAQRFREQDEGEAVCSEWKFAAAVVDRLCLVAFTIFSIIGTFTILMSAPNFLEAVTKDYLT, encoded by the exons TGCAGACGAGAGGTTTGATGCTACCTTCCACACCAACGTCCTGGTCAACTCCTCTGGATCCTGCCAGTACATTCCACCAG gTATCCTGAAGAGTACATGCTATATCGATGTTCGCTGGTTCCCCTTCGACGTCCAGAAGTGTGATCTGAAGTTTGGCTCGTGGACCTACAACGGCTGGCTGCTGGACCTCCAGATACTGGACGTCGACATCTCCTCATACATCCCCAACGGAGAGTGGGATCTCGTGG gTGTCCCAGTGAAGCGTAACGAGCTGTATTATGACTGCTGTAAGGAGCCCTACCCTGACGTCACCTTTACTGTCACCATGAGGAGGAGAACGCTGTACTATGGTCTCAACCTCCTCATCCCCTGTGTTCTCATCTCTGGCCTGGCCCTGCTGGTCTTCCTGCTGCCTGCAGACTCTGGAGAGAAGATCTCCCTGG GTATCACTGTCTTGCTGTCTCTGACTGTCTTCATGTTGCTGGTAGCAGAAATCATGCCGGCTACGTCAGACTCTGTTCCTCTCATCG GCCAGTATTTTTCATTCGCCATGATGATCGTGGGTCTCTCTCTCGTCGTCACGGTTCTCGTTCTACAGTTCCACCATCACGACCCTCACGGGGTAAAGATGCCTAAATGG ATGCGAGTCATCCTCCTCAACTGGTGCGCCTGGTTCCTCCGCATGAAGAAGCCTGGCGAGGAACGCAAGACGACCACCCCCCCCACCGTCACCcccaacaccactactacccccagcTCTGCCACAGGAGGCTACAAGTACTCCCACCCTCCCCCTCACCACGCCAGCACCAGCTCCATCCAGATGGGCTCCATCCCTGGGGGACAGCCCTCCAATACCTCAACCACCAACGGCAACATGAACCTCTACTTCGGCTACCACTCCGTGGGTATGGGAGGGATGGGATCCTTGGGAGGGTCTCACGATAACCCCTGCTGCCCGCCTAGCAGTGACTCTTCTGGGGTCGGGGTCTGCGGTGGAGGGGCTGGGGGTGGTAGTCAGACCACGGGGACAGGTGGAACATGTTCCCCCAACGAGGCGCTACTCTCCGACCGGGACGTGGGGATCCTCCGGAGGTTGACGGTGGACCAGATCCCGGAGATCGGGCGGATCCTGGAGGAGGTTCATTTTATCGCCCAGAGGTTCAGGGAGCAGGACGAGGGCGAGGCGGTCTGCAGCGAGTGGAAGTTTGCGGCGGCGGTCGTGGATCGCCTTTGTCTCGTGGCGTTCACGATCTTCTCCATCATCGGCACGTTCACCATCCTCATGTCGGCGCCCAACTTCCTGGAGGCTGTGACCAAGGATTACCTCACATAA